From a region of the Lentilactobacillus curieae genome:
- a CDS encoding sugar porter family MFS transporter, producing the protein MQKRHLSTGAIFFFGALGGLLFGFDTGIISGASPLIETNFSLSVAQTGFITSSVLIGSSIGALSIGPLSDKFGRKKLLIVASILFLVGSGLSMVAGGFTSMVIARIILGLAVGSASALTPAYLAELADAEHRGSLGTMFQLMLTFGILMAYVSNLGFLHHNLLGVRDWRWMLGSALIPAVILFIGAILLPESPRFLVEKGDIDDARDTLQNLRKNNPDDDPEKELSEIQAVANQPKGGIKELFTFARPAVIVAVGLMFLQQLVGINSVIYFLPQVFIKAFSFPESNAIWISVFIGVVNFLCTVIAYKIMDKFDRKKILKFGSIVMALSIGILSVINFTIDVKSAAIPTVILIAIYIFGFAVSWGPIAWVMIGEIFPLSVRGIGASIGSAANWIGNFIVSQFFLSMLAFFHNNIGGPFAVFTVFAVLSYFFVQHVVPETRGKSLEDIEMEMRREHKEKTEG; encoded by the coding sequence ATGCAAAAGCGTCATTTAAGTACCGGAGCAATCTTTTTCTTCGGTGCACTTGGTGGACTGCTATTTGGATTTGATACAGGTATCATTTCCGGTGCGTCACCACTTATTGAAACAAACTTTAGTTTGAGTGTTGCTCAAACTGGATTTATTACCTCATCTGTTTTGATTGGATCATCAATTGGTGCCCTTTCAATTGGTCCACTTTCAGATAAGTTTGGTCGAAAGAAGTTACTAATTGTTGCTTCAATTTTGTTCTTAGTTGGTTCTGGATTATCAATGGTTGCCGGAGGATTCACCTCAATGGTTATTGCCAGAATCATCTTAGGTCTTGCCGTTGGTTCTGCTTCAGCATTAACTCCAGCATACCTTGCAGAATTGGCAGATGCTGAACATCGTGGTTCACTAGGAACCATGTTCCAGTTGATGCTGACATTTGGTATCTTGATGGCTTACGTTTCTAACTTAGGTTTTCTACACCACAACTTACTAGGTGTTCGTGACTGGCGGTGGATGTTAGGTTCAGCCTTAATTCCTGCCGTAATCTTATTCATCGGTGCTATCTTGCTTCCCGAATCACCACGTTTCTTGGTTGAAAAAGGTGATATTGACGATGCTAGAGACACGTTACAAAATTTGCGGAAAAACAATCCTGATGATGATCCTGAAAAAGAGTTATCTGAAATTCAGGCGGTTGCTAACCAGCCAAAGGGTGGAATTAAAGAATTATTCACCTTTGCTCGCCCTGCAGTTATCGTTGCTGTTGGGTTGATGTTCTTACAACAATTAGTTGGTATCAACTCAGTGATTTACTTCTTACCACAAGTATTTATCAAAGCATTTAGCTTCCCAGAAAGTAATGCTATCTGGATCTCAGTATTTATTGGTGTTGTTAACTTCTTATGTACAGTTATCGCATACAAAATCATGGATAAATTTGACCGTAAGAAGATTTTGAAGTTCGGTTCGATCGTGATGGCTCTATCAATTGGTATTTTATCAGTCATTAACTTCACTATTGACGTGAAGAGTGCTGCTATTCCAACAGTTATTCTAATCGCTATCTACATCTTTGGATTTGCCGTTTCCTGGGGTCCAATTGCCTGGGTTATGATTGGTGAAATCTTCCCACTCAGTGTCCGGGGAATTGGTGCTTCAATCGGTTCAGCAGCTAACTGGATTGGAAACTTTATTGTTTCTCAATTCTTCCTTAGCATGCTAGCCTTCTTCCACAATAATATCGGTGGTCCATTTGCCGTATTTACTGTATTCGCTGTATTATCATACTTCTTCGTTCAACACGTGGTTCCAGAAACTCGTGGAAAGTCTCTTGAAGACATCGAAATGGAAATGCGTCGTGAACACAAGGAAAAAACTGAGGGCTAG
- a CDS encoding NAD(P)-dependent oxidoreductase, producing the protein MAIKIGVIGATGMAGSAITENAIDRGFEVTAIVRHVTKAQDKFGEKINYLEKDAFDLSYEDIQEFDALIDAFAPGDQKLANKHIELAEKLVSLVKGHDRPRLGFILGAASLNIGNGKQLLDRLLEMPDADSWIATPKAQFEEYHMLLNSDGVDWFAVSPSGSFEPGELTEYTVGGNDLLKNKNGKSIVYSRTLAKVLVDEVEDPQHHNERFTVVSEI; encoded by the coding sequence ATGGCAATTAAAATTGGTGTTATCGGAGCAACGGGGATGGCCGGAAGTGCAATTACGGAGAACGCCATTGATCGTGGGTTTGAAGTTACGGCAATCGTTAGGCATGTGACGAAAGCACAAGATAAATTTGGTGAAAAAATCAATTATCTTGAAAAGGATGCCTTTGATTTAAGTTATGAAGATATTCAAGAATTTGATGCTTTAATTGATGCATTTGCACCTGGTGACCAAAAGTTGGCAAATAAGCATATTGAACTGGCAGAAAAATTAGTCAGTTTAGTTAAGGGACACGATAGGCCCCGTTTGGGATTCATTCTCGGGGCTGCCAGTTTGAATATTGGTAATGGTAAACAACTATTAGACCGGTTGCTAGAAATGCCCGATGCTGACAGTTGGATTGCTACACCAAAAGCGCAATTTGAGGAATATCACATGTTGCTCAATTCGGATGGCGTTGATTGGTTTGCAGTATCACCTAGCGGAAGCTTTGAACCAGGTGAGTTAACCGAGTATACGGTTGGTGGAAATGATTTACTAAAAAACAAGAACGGGAAGTCAATTGTTTATAGTAGGACATTAGCAAAAGTTTTGGTTGATGAGGTTGAAGACCCACAACATCATAATGAGAGATTCACGGTGGTTAGTGAAATTTAA
- the trpA gene encoding tryptophan synthase subunit alpha yields MSNLSDIFKNKKAFIPFVVADDPDFDTTVKNVVSLANGGADIVELGIPFSDPVADGPVIQAADLRAFKAGITTDKVFEIVEAVRKLTDVPIVFLTYLNIPFKYGFNRFLKRCSELNVSGLVIPDLPLESRDEIVPTANQYGIDIIPLVTPTSGNRIKKIAEAATGFIYVVSSMGITGQRDSFYSGIQELVAEIRKYTNVPTAIGFGVHTPEQAAQMAEIADGVIIGSAIVDIIDKHGISAPEQVNRFAVSVSESINQEGTKAAKAV; encoded by the coding sequence ATGAGTAATTTATCAGATATCTTTAAAAATAAGAAGGCATTCATTCCGTTTGTCGTTGCCGACGATCCCGATTTTGATACCACGGTTAAAAACGTAGTCAGCCTCGCTAATGGTGGTGCAGACATTGTTGAATTAGGAATCCCATTTTCCGACCCCGTCGCCGATGGTCCAGTGATTCAAGCCGCAGATTTAAGAGCCTTCAAGGCCGGCATTACAACTGATAAGGTTTTTGAAATTGTTGAGGCCGTTCGTAAGCTAACTGATGTTCCAATCGTATTTCTAACCTACTTGAATATTCCATTCAAATATGGATTTAACCGTTTTTTGAAACGCTGCTCAGAACTTAACGTCTCTGGTTTAGTTATCCCCGACTTACCACTCGAAAGTCGAGATGAAATTGTACCAACAGCTAACCAGTATGGAATTGACATTATTCCTTTAGTAACCCCTACTTCGGGAAACCGAATCAAAAAAATTGCAGAAGCTGCTACTGGTTTTATCTACGTAGTTTCATCCATGGGAATCACTGGTCAACGGGACAGTTTCTACTCAGGAATTCAAGAACTGGTTGCTGAAATTAGGAAGTACACCAACGTTCCCACAGCAATCGGGTTTGGTGTTCACACCCCTGAACAGGCCGCTCAGATGGCAGAAATTGCAGATGGCGTAATTATAGGCAGTGCGATTGTGGATATTATTGATAAACATGGAATTTCAGCTCCCGAACAAGTGAATCGGTTTGCAGTTTCCGTTTCTGAATCGATTAATCAAGAGGGAACAAAAGCTGCTAAAGCTGTCTAA
- the trpB gene encoding tryptophan synthase subunit beta produces MQELKQTKPGIYGNGLGGQYIPETLMSELEKVNAEFEKIKTDDEFQAELHDLLVNYANRPSLLYYAKNMTEDLGGAKIYLKREDLNHTGAHKINNVIGQALMAKHMGKKRLIAETGAGQHGVATATIATLLGMECEIFMGKMDTDRQKLNVYRMELLGAKVHPVTTGSMVLKDAVNATLQEWASRCEDTFYVMGSAVGPHPYPEMVKYFQSVISKESKAQLQAKENRLPDAVVACVGGGSNAIGSFADYIKNPEVQLIGVEAAGKGVNTSQTAATIEKGSVGIFHGMKSMFLQNQDGQIDQVYSISAGLDYPGVGPEHAALADEGRADYVGITDDEAVEAFEYIARTEGIVAAIESCHAVAYVKKLAPKMGKDQIIVCTLSGRGDKDVASIAKYKGVDVDE; encoded by the coding sequence ATGCAAGAACTCAAACAAACTAAACCCGGTATTTATGGGAACGGCCTTGGTGGCCAATACATTCCGGAAACATTAATGTCAGAACTTGAAAAAGTAAACGCAGAATTTGAAAAGATCAAGACCGACGATGAATTTCAAGCCGAACTTCATGACTTGCTCGTAAACTACGCAAACCGGCCATCATTGCTCTACTACGCAAAGAACATGACCGAAGACCTTGGTGGAGCCAAAATTTATCTGAAGCGCGAAGATTTAAACCACACAGGTGCCCACAAAATCAACAACGTAATCGGCCAAGCCTTAATGGCAAAACACATGGGCAAAAAACGATTGATTGCTGAAACTGGAGCCGGTCAACACGGAGTGGCAACAGCAACCATCGCCACTTTACTAGGCATGGAATGTGAAATATTCATGGGCAAAATGGACACTGATCGGCAAAAACTTAACGTCTATCGAATGGAACTTCTTGGCGCAAAAGTCCACCCGGTAACTACAGGATCGATGGTTCTAAAAGACGCTGTTAACGCCACTTTACAGGAATGGGCATCTCGGTGTGAGGACACCTTCTACGTGATGGGATCTGCCGTTGGCCCTCACCCATACCCCGAAATGGTCAAATACTTCCAAAGCGTAATTAGCAAGGAGTCTAAAGCTCAACTACAAGCTAAAGAAAACCGGCTACCAGATGCAGTTGTTGCCTGTGTTGGTGGTGGTAGCAACGCAATTGGAAGTTTTGCAGATTACATCAAAAATCCTGAAGTTCAGTTGATTGGTGTGGAAGCTGCTGGTAAGGGTGTAAACACTTCCCAAACTGCAGCAACAATTGAAAAAGGCTCCGTGGGAATCTTCCACGGGATGAAATCAATGTTCCTTCAAAATCAAGACGGTCAGATTGACCAAGTTTACTCAATCTCAGCTGGTCTTGACTACCCTGGAGTTGGCCCTGAACATGCAGCTTTAGCGGATGAAGGTCGTGCTGATTATGTTGGCATTACTGATGATGAAGCAGTTGAAGCATTCGAGTACATTGCCAGAACCGAAGGAATTGTTGCCGCAATTGAAAGTTGCCACGCTGTTGCTTATGTAAAAAAATTAGCTCCTAAAATGGGAAAGGACCAAATTATCGTCTGCACTCTATCGGGTCGTGGAGATAAAGATGTGGCTAGCATCGCTAAATACAAGGGGGTAGATGTAGATGAGTAA
- a CDS encoding phosphoribosylanthranilate isomerase, whose product MTKVKICGLMTAADVNAVNSAQPDYAGFVFARGRHQLDKQKAAKLKRILDNKIQAVGVFIDTPASEIIDLFNAGIISVAQLHGYGNQEMIGQLRTAGIVTIRVFVNEPINANLNANFSMIDSGYGSGNLLNLDNLNVDHTVFLAGGLTPINVSQAINKIHPFAVDVSSGVETDGKKDPEKINEFIKQVKRSDSYARTQTN is encoded by the coding sequence ATGACTAAAGTAAAGATTTGTGGTCTGATGACGGCCGCTGATGTGAATGCAGTCAACTCTGCCCAACCTGATTACGCAGGCTTCGTCTTTGCTCGCGGGCGCCATCAACTTGATAAACAAAAAGCAGCTAAGCTAAAAAGGATTCTTGATAACAAAATTCAAGCGGTTGGGGTCTTTATAGACACCCCCGCATCAGAAATCATTGATCTATTTAACGCAGGAATTATTTCTGTAGCCCAGTTGCATGGATACGGTAACCAAGAAATGATTGGTCAGCTTAGAACGGCTGGAATAGTAACAATCCGTGTCTTTGTTAACGAACCAATAAACGCAAACCTAAACGCAAACTTTTCAATGATTGATTCCGGTTACGGTAGTGGCAATCTGCTAAACTTGGACAACCTAAACGTTGATCACACCGTTTTCTTAGCTGGCGGATTAACGCCAATTAACGTTAGCCAAGCAATAAATAAGATTCATCCATTTGCGGTAGACGTTTCGTCCGGAGTCGAAACCGATGGCAAAAAAGATCCAGAAAAAATTAACGAATTTATCAAACAAGTAAAGAGGAGTGATTCATATGCAAGAACTCAAACAAACTAA
- the trpC gene encoding indole-3-glycerol phosphate synthase TrpC — translation MILDDLVDATNKRIKDHESRIPLKELQTTAKNLKTISGFKTTLENPGLHVIAEIKQASPSKGIIVEDFPYLQIAREYRNAKVDAISVLTEPHYFHGKLTYLREVSEHVPTPVLRKDFTINEYMIYEAKANGASVILLIVAILSDQQLEQYRNLAESLGMDAIVEAHDESEVHRAIKSGAKIIGINNRNLKNFTVNFKNSIHLKKLIPNNILTISESGIKTQKDVDELRDAGFNAILVGETLMRSTNKEQLIRQFKKVE, via the coding sequence ATGATTTTAGACGACCTTGTGGATGCAACCAATAAAAGGATTAAAGATCATGAAAGTCGGATTCCGCTTAAAGAACTACAAACTACCGCCAAAAATTTAAAAACGATAAGTGGTTTTAAAACCACTCTCGAAAATCCTGGGCTTCACGTTATCGCTGAAATCAAACAGGCATCACCTTCAAAAGGGATCATCGTAGAAGACTTCCCCTACCTACAAATTGCTCGTGAGTACCGTAACGCAAAGGTTGATGCAATTTCCGTACTCACAGAACCACACTACTTTCACGGTAAGTTAACCTACCTTAGGGAGGTTTCCGAACATGTGCCTACGCCCGTCCTCCGTAAAGATTTTACAATTAACGAATACATGATTTACGAGGCTAAAGCAAATGGAGCAAGTGTGATTTTACTAATCGTAGCAATCCTAAGTGACCAGCAACTTGAGCAATATCGTAACCTTGCTGAATCACTCGGAATGGATGCCATCGTGGAAGCTCACGATGAAAGCGAAGTGCACAGAGCAATCAAATCCGGTGCCAAAATCATTGGTATCAATAATCGCAACCTGAAAAACTTCACGGTTAATTTTAAAAATAGCATCCACTTAAAGAAACTAATTCCAAATAACATCCTGACCATTTCTGAAAGTGGCATAAAGACACAAAAGGATGTCGACGAGTTACGAGATGCAGGATTTAACGCAATTTTAGTTGGCGAGACCTTGATGCGGTCAACCAACAAGGAACAATTGATTCGACAGTTCAAGAAGGTGGAATAA
- the trpD gene encoding anthranilate phosphoribosyltransferase — protein MIKEAIEKVTNHNDLTFKESQAVLDEIMNGQTSEIETASLLTALASKHETIDEIAGAAESMRSHALAFPKVDNVLEIVGTGGDHANTFNISTTSAIVLAAAGVKVAKHGNRAASSKSGAADVLEALGLNINQTPSESFTSLQTANLCFLFAQEYHKSMKYVAPVRKALGIRTIFNILGPLANPAKPTTQLLGVYDKNLMKPLAKVLARLGVKHALVVHGADGLDEVTTTGKTYVVEVTGDKLAEYTVTPEDFGLPLADQDDLVGGTPAENAQITRDILSGVKGPKRETVIMNAGMAIHTANPEISIANGIKIATETIDSGKAITKLNELIHLSKKDVVA, from the coding sequence ATGATTAAAGAAGCCATTGAAAAAGTTACTAACCACAACGACCTAACATTTAAAGAAAGCCAAGCTGTTCTAGATGAAATTATGAATGGCCAAACTAGTGAAATCGAAACTGCCAGCCTACTCACAGCGCTAGCATCTAAACATGAAACTATTGATGAAATTGCCGGTGCCGCAGAATCAATGAGATCACACGCACTAGCCTTCCCTAAAGTAGACAACGTGTTAGAAATTGTTGGTACTGGTGGCGACCATGCCAATACGTTCAACATCTCAACGACAAGTGCAATCGTCCTTGCAGCTGCAGGAGTCAAAGTTGCTAAGCACGGAAATCGAGCTGCCTCATCAAAGAGCGGTGCCGCCGATGTGCTAGAAGCATTAGGATTGAACATTAACCAAACTCCTTCAGAGTCATTCACCAGTTTACAAACCGCAAACCTATGTTTCCTATTTGCCCAGGAATATCACAAATCCATGAAGTATGTGGCTCCTGTTAGAAAAGCGTTGGGAATCCGCACCATTTTCAATATCCTTGGACCACTTGCTAATCCTGCCAAGCCCACTACTCAACTCCTGGGTGTTTATGACAAGAACCTGATGAAACCACTTGCTAAGGTTTTGGCAAGACTCGGTGTTAAGCATGCATTGGTAGTCCACGGTGCTGATGGTCTCGACGAGGTTACTACAACTGGTAAGACCTATGTAGTAGAAGTTACAGGTGACAAACTTGCCGAATACACCGTAACTCCGGAAGACTTCGGTTTACCATTAGCGGATCAGGACGATTTAGTTGGCGGAACCCCCGCAGAAAATGCCCAAATTACCAGAGACATTCTCTCTGGTGTAAAGGGGCCTAAACGCGAAACCGTAATCATGAATGCTGGGATGGCAATCCATACTGCTAATCCTGAAATCTCAATCGCAAACGGAATCAAAATCGCCACAGAAACCATCGACAGTGGTAAGGCAATTACTAAATTAAATGAATTAATTCACCTTTCCAAAAAGGATGTGGTCGCATGA
- a CDS encoding MarR family winged helix-turn-helix transcriptional regulator — MELNSMDLIKKLQFIGRASVSFATKNKKRFSGRQRIINILGKENGMMQSQLAEILDVRPSSLAEMIKKMEADGDVKREADESDGRIKRVYLTDAGKEKIVESSDSDDEFSNRFFAGLSNQEKSSLGEYLDKIAAGWSDDFKEKSAKFTDPTERFEEIQRLRSEMFDRDWRDMSREERNELKQEFRKRAKEMHFGPFGHPGFHHHGFDYNDRDKKDWD, encoded by the coding sequence ATGGAACTAAATTCTATGGACCTAATTAAAAAACTACAGTTTATCGGGCGAGCTAGTGTGAGCTTTGCAACTAAAAACAAGAAACGTTTCTCAGGACGCCAGAGAATTATTAACATTTTGGGTAAGGAAAATGGCATGATGCAGAGCCAATTGGCTGAAATATTGGATGTTCGACCAAGTTCCCTAGCAGAAATGATTAAGAAAATGGAAGCGGATGGGGATGTGAAACGTGAAGCCGACGAAAGTGACGGGCGGATTAAGCGAGTTTACCTAACTGATGCAGGTAAAGAAAAAATAGTTGAAAGTAGTGATTCGGATGATGAATTTAGCAATCGGTTTTTTGCTGGGCTTTCTAATCAAGAAAAGTCTAGTCTAGGTGAATACTTAGATAAGATTGCTGCTGGTTGGTCAGACGATTTCAAAGAAAAATCAGCTAAGTTCACAGATCCGACTGAAAGGTTTGAAGAGATTCAAAGACTGAGAAGTGAAATGTTCGACCGTGATTGGCGGGATATGTCCAGAGAAGAACGCAATGAGTTGAAGCAAGAATTCAGAAAACGCGCAAAAGAAATGCACTTTGGTCCCTTTGGACATCCAGGGTTCCATCATCATGGGTTTGATTACAATGATCGCGATAAGAAGGATTGGGACTAA